The genome window ACTGCCTTAATGTGTGAAAGTTATCAATTTTACCGCTTAAAAGCTTGTGTGGGTAAGACTGATGTGAGACATCAAAAATAAAAGGATCTTTTTGAACATGAAAAACATAATGCATACCTATGCTAAGCTCTACAACTCCTAAATTAGAGCTTAAATGCCCACCATTTTTACTCACTGTATCAATGATAACTTCACGCAAATGAGAAGCTAGGTTTTCTAACTCTTTAATTTGCATATTTTTAAGGTCTAAATTGTTAAAATCTATCATTCATTAACCATATTTTTGATTTTTTGCAAACGATTATTAAGGTTTGACTCTATATTTCCTGCATCACTTAATATCAAAATACTCCCTTTATTAATCGCATCATCAAGACTAAATTTAATATTACTTGGTTCTTGCAGGTGTGCTTTAACATAATCAAAATCATCAGGGTTTAATTTTAACTCTATTTTGGTTGCATTTTTAAGTTCACCCATAAGTTCTTTTGCCAAATTTAAAGCTATAAGAGAAGAATTTTCTTCTAATTCTTTGGCTATTACTTCTTTGGCTATTACCACCGCAGTGTCTGCTAATTCTTTTTCGTTTTTAGATAAAAACTCATTTAAAGTTTGCACTGTATTTTCGAGTTTTTCCACGCTTTTTAAGTATTTTTCCTTCAAAGCTTCTAATTCATTTTCAAAATTCTTTTGCGCTTCTTCATAACCTTCTTTGATAAATTTTTCTTTTGCATGTTCTAATTCTGTGTTTAAGCGGTTATTAAATTCAGCTTCTTGGCTTTCTATTTGCATTTGAAGTTTGATGATATTTCCTGACATTTCATCAGTTTTTTTAAGTAAATCTTCTACAAAATCGGGTTGAATTTGTGGTTGTGATACAACCTCTACATTTTGAATTTCTTCTGTTTGCGGGGTATTTGTAGAAGATGTTATTTGTGTTTGAACCTGGGCTTCTTCTGCTTTTGGCTCTTCATTAGAGTTTACTTCACTTATAACTTTAAAATGATAACCCTCAACTACATGAGATGAGATGTTATCAGGTGAGATCACATTGGTTAATTTAGCCATGCTTTTACTCTATCATCTCATCAGCCTCACCCACTTGGATAAGACCTTGTTCTGCAAGTTTTTGCACCACTTCCACCACTTTTCTTTGTGCTTCTTCTACATCTTTAACACGTACTGCACCTAAAAATCCCATTTCTTCTACAAAAGCTTCAGCTGCACGCGTAGACATATTTGCCATAAATTTTTGCTTTAGATCCTCGCTTGCACCTTTTAAACCTATCATCAAATCACGCTTATCAGCAGCCTTTAAAACCTCTCTAATTGCATTGGTACTAAGTTGAGAAATATCATCAAATGTAAACATTAAATCTTTAATGGTTGTAGCAAGTTTTTCATCGCTTTGTTCAATATAAGAAAGTGTTGTTTTAGAAGCTTTTTGCCCCAAACGATTAAGTACTTCAGCAACAGCTCTTGGACCACCCACTTCAACCTTATAAGAAGTAAGACTTTCGAGTTTGCTTTCAAGTACAGCAGATACTCTTTTGATGATTGAAGGTGAAATATCTCCAAGATTTGCCATTCTAATCACAACCTCAGCTCTTAATTCATCGCTAAAATACTCTAAAGTTTCTGCCGCTTGAGTAGTTTCCATATGCGCCAAAATCAATGCAATGGTTTGTGGATGCTCTTTAATGATAAAGTCTGCAAGTTGTTGTGGTTTGATTTGTGAAAGATAAGCAAAGTTTTGGTTGTTTTCCATACTTTTGGTAAGTTTTTCCAAAATTTTATTGGCAATTTCAGGACCAAAAGTTCTAAATAAAATTTCTTTTGCATATTCCAAACCACCGCTTTTTAAATACTGGTTTGACTGCAATAAAGTATAAAATTCTTCTAATACTGCCGTAGCTACAGGTTTATCAACATTTTTCGCCAAAGCAATATAACGTGAGATTTCTGTAATGACATTAATATCCATATGAGAAAACAAAACTGTCGTTACATCTTCTCCTAATTGAATTAAAAATATCGCAACCTTTTCTGGCATAGAAAGGTCATCATAGACCATTTTTTGTTCTTCGCTAAGCTTTATCATTAGATATCCTTCTCACCAAATTCAGCTTCATTTTCTACAAGCTTTTGTAACAATAGCGCAACTTCTTCACCTTTTTCATTCGCCACAGCCCTTAATTTTTCAAGTAAAACATCATACTGAAGCGCATCTTCATCAAAATTATCTCCAAAGCCAAGTTGTTCTTCAACTTTCTTACGTGCAGCATTGAATTTTTCAATGGCATCTTCAGCCTCATCGATAATTTGCCCATCTTTACCTTCCATTTCTTCTTCAAGTTTGATATCTGCAAGCATTTTTTGAGAAAATGGCACAATAACTTTTTTGTAAAAAATAAAAAGCAATATCGCTGCAAATACATACTTAACAGGCGGGATAAATGGTTCCACAAATTTAGAATAAAAAGTTTGAACCTTGTTTTCAACCTTGACTGTTCTATGAAACTCTAAGTTATTAACTTCAACTGCATCACCCCTAGCAAGATTAAATCCAATCGCACCTTTGGTAAGATTTTCAATAGCTTGAATTTCTTTATCACTCAAAGGAATGTATTCATTTGTTACATTTCCTTGATCATCGGTAATCACTTTATATTTTCCATCAACAACAACAGCTGCTGAAATTCTTTTCACAGTTGCAAATTGCTTAGTAGTGTTGGTAATTTTTTTAGAAATTTCATTATTAGTAGTGGTTTGGTTTTTTGTATAAACCTCGCGTGCACCGTTATTATCTAAACCCTCTACAGGGCCGATGTTTGAAACAGCACCTGGCACTCCTTGGACTTCTTTATCCTTATAACCTTCTCTATGTTCTTCTAAGGTCTGTTCGCTACGTACAACGGTATTTGGATCATATATTTCACTTTGTGATTCTTCTTTAGAAAAATCATAATCAATGCTAACTTTTGCAACAACCCTATCATAACCACCTGCAAAAGGAGCAATAGAAGCAACGATTTTTTGCTCTAGTTCGTACTCTTGGTCTCTTTTGTATTTGATTTGCGCAGCGATTAAGTCGCTTTCAAAAGCACCCTCATC of Campylobacter sp. 2014D-0216 contains these proteins:
- the fliH gene encoding flagellar assembly protein FliH — translated: MAKLTNVISPDNISSHVVEGYHFKVISEVNSNEEPKAEEAQVQTQITSSTNTPQTEEIQNVEVVSQPQIQPDFVEDLLKKTDEMSGNIIKLQMQIESQEAEFNNRLNTELEHAKEKFIKEGYEEAQKNFENELEALKEKYLKSVEKLENTVQTLNEFLSKNEKELADTAVVIAKEVIAKELEENSSLIALNLAKELMGELKNATKIELKLNPDDFDYVKAHLQEPSNIKFSLDDAINKGSILILSDAGNIESNLNNRLQKIKNMVNE
- the fliG gene encoding flagellar motor switch protein FliG; amino-acid sequence: MIKLSEEQKMVYDDLSMPEKVAIFLIQLGEDVTTVLFSHMDINVITEISRYIALAKNVDKPVATAVLEEFYTLLQSNQYLKSGGLEYAKEILFRTFGPEIANKILEKLTKSMENNQNFAYLSQIKPQQLADFIIKEHPQTIALILAHMETTQAAETLEYFSDELRAEVVIRMANLGDISPSIIKRVSAVLESKLESLTSYKVEVGGPRAVAEVLNRLGQKASKTTLSYIEQSDEKLATTIKDLMFTFDDISQLSTNAIREVLKAADKRDLMIGLKGASEDLKQKFMANMSTRAAEAFVEEMGFLGAVRVKDVEEAQRKVVEVVQKLAEQGLIQVGEADEMIE
- the fliF gene encoding flagellar basal-body MS-ring/collar protein FliF translates to MDYKTILHQVGQLYQNLSLRQRIIIAASIVVVVGFLVFLTLFRSGSTVASEAGYSVLFENANTSDSAMIVTQLEKSGVPYILRNEGTILVPNEQVYKQRLAIASAGLLPKDNKVGFELFDKQEFGATEAEQKVKYQRALEGELARTIESLEPIHSATVHIAFAKDTLFTQQQVPPTASVALTIKEGLKLNKKQIMGIKNLIASSVTKLSPENVKIMDQKGIPLDDEGAFESDLIAAQIKYKRDQEYELEQKIVASIAPFAGGYDRVVAKVSIDYDFSKEESQSEIYDPNTVVRSEQTLEEHREGYKDKEVQGVPGAVSNIGPVEGLDNNGAREVYTKNQTTTNNEISKKITNTTKQFATVKRISAAVVVDGKYKVITDDQGNVTNEYIPLSDKEIQAIENLTKGAIGFNLARGDAVEVNNLEFHRTVKVENKVQTFYSKFVEPFIPPVKYVFAAILLFIFYKKVIVPFSQKMLADIKLEEEMEGKDGQIIDEAEDAIEKFNAARKKVEEQLGFGDNFDEDALQYDVLLEKLRAVANEKGEEVALLLQKLVENEAEFGEKDI